A region from the Gemmatimonadota bacterium genome encodes:
- a CDS encoding PfkB family carbohydrate kinase, producing MSVLVVGSVALDSVRTPFGSADEVVGGSAVFFSAAASLFTPVQVVGVVGPDYPRDDLGFLAERGVDLDGIEITEGESFRWAGEYSYDLNSRETLDTRLGVFADFQPRIPEAFCSPRIVFLGNIHPSLQASVLDQVERPELVACDTMNFWITGARDDLEALLARVDLLMVNDEETRQLADEPNLVRAVRWIQERGPRAVVVKKGEHGAMLFHDDEIFFVPGYPLEDVRDPTGAGDSFAGGFLGYLASIGHWDAGAWRRAMVYGSVTGSFAVADFSIERFRSLTRDQVAERARLFRRLTAVEFEVADAV from the coding sequence GTGTCGGTGTTGGTCGTGGGTAGTGTCGCTCTGGATTCTGTACGCACGCCGTTCGGATCCGCGGACGAGGTGGTCGGCGGTTCCGCTGTGTTCTTCTCGGCGGCGGCTTCGCTCTTCACTCCGGTACAGGTCGTCGGTGTCGTCGGGCCGGACTATCCTCGAGACGACCTCGGTTTCCTCGCGGAGCGAGGTGTGGACCTCGACGGAATCGAGATCACGGAGGGCGAGAGCTTCCGGTGGGCGGGCGAATACAGCTATGACCTGAATTCGCGTGAGACGCTCGACACCCGCCTGGGCGTGTTCGCCGACTTCCAGCCCCGCATCCCGGAGGCCTTCTGCTCTCCGCGCATCGTGTTCCTGGGCAATATCCACCCGTCCCTGCAAGCCAGCGTGCTGGACCAGGTGGAGCGCCCCGAGCTCGTGGCGTGTGATACGATGAATTTCTGGATCACGGGTGCGCGGGATGATCTCGAAGCGCTGCTGGCCCGCGTGGACCTGCTCATGGTCAACGACGAAGAAACCCGACAGCTCGCGGACGAACCCAACCTGGTGCGCGCGGTCCGCTGGATCCAGGAACGGGGACCGCGTGCGGTCGTGGTGAAGAAGGGCGAGCACGGGGCCATGCTCTTCCATGACGACGAGATCTTCTTCGTTCCCGGTTACCCGCTCGAGGACGTTCGCGACCCGACGGGCGCCGGGGACTCCTTCGCGGGCGGCTTCCTGGGCTATCTGGCGTCGATCGGCCATTGGGACGCGGGGGCCTGGAGGCGCGCGATGGTGTATGGGTCGGTGACGGGATCGTTCGCCGTCGCCGATTTCTCGATCGAACGCTTCCGCTCCCTGACCCGAGACCAGGTCGCCGAGCGCGCCCGCCTCTTCCGGCGACTCACGGCAGTGGAGTTCGAGGTGGCGGATGCAGTCTGA
- the purM gene encoding phosphoribosylformylglycinamidine cyclo-ligase, whose translation MQSERRTGGVDYRQTGVDLDEAERAKEGLRELIARTRDVHTLSELGSFGGLYAVPENIEAPVLVSSADGVGTKLKVAFATGRHDSIGQDLVNHCVNDILVQGARPLFFLDYLATGRLDARVVQDVVRGVAQACQENSCALLGGETAQMPDFYSAGEYDLAGFIVGIVPRAQLIDGGRIQAGDQLLGLASAGLHTNGYSLARHVAFERAGLSVDDLLPGTEETVGAALLRVHRSYRVALLPEVERGTLKGLAHITGGGIPGNLPRVLPAGLGAQVDSTTWRVPHLFEWLEAEGGIDRAEMFRVFNMGVGMIAVVGQDDVEAVSERLRAAGEDVWVCGSVVEGSGVEIVP comes from the coding sequence ATGCAGTCTGAGCGGCGCACCGGCGGAGTCGACTATCGGCAGACGGGGGTCGACCTCGACGAGGCGGAGCGCGCCAAAGAGGGGTTGCGCGAGTTGATCGCTCGCACCCGGGACGTGCACACGCTGTCGGAGCTCGGGAGTTTCGGTGGGCTCTACGCGGTACCCGAGAACATCGAAGCGCCGGTGCTCGTCTCGAGCGCGGACGGCGTGGGCACCAAGCTGAAGGTCGCCTTCGCGACCGGACGCCACGACAGCATCGGTCAGGACCTGGTCAACCACTGCGTCAACGACATCCTGGTACAGGGTGCGCGGCCGTTGTTCTTCCTGGACTACCTGGCCACCGGCCGCTTGGATGCGCGTGTGGTGCAAGACGTAGTGCGAGGAGTGGCACAGGCCTGCCAGGAGAACTCCTGCGCTCTGCTGGGTGGCGAGACGGCGCAGATGCCGGATTTCTACTCGGCGGGTGAGTACGACCTCGCTGGCTTCATCGTGGGGATCGTTCCGCGCGCTCAGTTGATCGACGGCGGTCGCATCCAGGCCGGGGACCAGTTGCTGGGTCTGGCTTCCGCAGGGCTGCACACCAACGGCTATTCCCTGGCTCGCCACGTGGCTTTCGAGCGGGCGGGCCTCTCCGTCGACGACCTGCTGCCCGGGACGGAGGAAACGGTGGGAGCGGCCCTGTTGCGCGTGCATCGCAGCTACCGCGTCGCGCTGCTTCCGGAGGTGGAGCGCGGCACGCTGAAGGGGTTGGCCCACATCACGGGTGGCGGCATCCCCGGCAACCTGCCGCGGGTCCTGCCGGCGGGTCTCGGCGCACAGGTCGATTCGACCACCTGGCGGGTTCCCCACCTGTTCGAGTGGCTGGAGGCCGAGGGCGGCATCGATCGGGCCGAGATGTTCCGGGTCTTCAACATGGGCGTCGGGATGATCGCCGTCGTGGGACAAGACGATGTGGAAGCCGTGTCGGAGCGCCTGCGGGCTGCGGGGGAGGACGTCTGGGTCTGCGGATCGGTGGTGGAGGGCTCGGGCGTAGAGATCGTCCCATGA
- a CDS encoding methylmalonyl-CoA mutase family protein yields the protein MSEGQDFRTDSGLEIDEVYGPGSATPVGELPGDFPFTRGVYPSMYRGRLWTMRQYAGFGTAEETNQRYRYLLDQGTTGLSVAFDLPTQMGYDSDHAMAAGEVGRVGVAIDTIADMRLLFDGIDLGKVSTSMTINSTASILLAFYVAVADERGVPRARLAGTVQNDILKEYVARGTYIFPVEPSLRLVADVISFCAREVPRWNPISISGYHIREAGATAPQEIAFTLANGLEYVERALAAGIPLEDFAPRLSFFFAAHNDLLEEVAKFRAARRLWARLMRERHGASDASSRLRFHTQTGGSTLTAQQPLNNVVRVGLQALAAVLGGTQSLHTNGFDEALALPTEESARLALRTQQILAHESGVTRTVDPLAGSYYVESLTDRLEEAARTYLARIEEMGGAARSLEMMQEEIHRAAYAHQMAVEAGDRVVVGVNRFQEGEPAQPVAQPDYSVLEARQRAALREFKAQRDATAIAATLAGVRAAAAGRENLMGAIVPAVRAGATLGEVSDVLRAVWGTYDGR from the coding sequence GTGAGCGAGGGGCAGGACTTCCGGACCGATTCGGGGCTGGAGATCGACGAGGTCTACGGGCCCGGTTCCGCCACACCGGTGGGAGAATTGCCCGGGGACTTCCCGTTCACGCGCGGGGTCTACCCGAGCATGTACCGGGGGCGCCTGTGGACGATGCGCCAGTATGCCGGGTTCGGGACCGCGGAAGAGACGAATCAGCGCTACCGCTACCTGCTGGACCAGGGCACGACGGGGCTCTCCGTGGCCTTCGATCTCCCGACCCAGATGGGGTACGACTCCGATCACGCGATGGCCGCGGGCGAGGTAGGGCGCGTCGGTGTGGCCATCGACACGATCGCCGACATGCGCCTCCTCTTCGACGGCATCGACCTGGGGAAAGTGTCCACGTCGATGACCATCAACTCCACCGCGTCCATCCTGTTGGCCTTCTACGTCGCCGTGGCGGACGAACGTGGCGTGCCGCGCGCGCGTCTGGCAGGGACGGTACAGAACGACATTCTGAAGGAGTACGTGGCGCGCGGCACCTATATCTTCCCGGTCGAGCCCAGCCTTCGCTTGGTTGCCGATGTGATCAGCTTCTGCGCGCGCGAGGTTCCGCGCTGGAATCCGATCTCCATCTCCGGATACCATATCCGCGAAGCCGGCGCGACCGCGCCGCAGGAGATCGCCTTCACGCTGGCCAATGGCCTGGAGTACGTGGAACGGGCGCTGGCGGCAGGCATCCCTCTCGAGGACTTCGCGCCGAGGCTCTCGTTCTTCTTCGCAGCGCACAACGACCTCCTGGAGGAGGTGGCCAAGTTCCGCGCAGCCCGGAGGCTGTGGGCCCGCCTCATGCGCGAGCGGCACGGCGCCTCGGACGCATCGAGCCGTCTGCGTTTCCACACGCAGACCGGAGGGTCCACGCTGACCGCGCAACAGCCGCTCAACAACGTGGTGCGCGTGGGATTGCAGGCGCTGGCGGCGGTCCTGGGCGGCACCCAGTCGCTGCACACCAACGGATTCGATGAGGCGCTGGCCCTACCGACCGAGGAGTCCGCTCGCCTCGCGTTGCGCACCCAGCAGATCCTGGCGCACGAGTCGGGCGTGACCCGCACGGTGGATCCACTCGCTGGCAGCTACTACGTCGAGTCGCTCACCGATCGCCTCGAGGAGGCGGCGCGCACCTATCTCGCTCGTATCGAGGAGATGGGGGGCGCCGCGCGCTCACTGGAGATGATGCAGGAGGAGATCCACCGCGCGGCCTATGCCCACCAGATGGCGGTGGAGGCGGGCGACCGAGTGGTGGTGGGCGTCAATCGGTTCCAGGAAGGGGAGCCCGCCCAGCCCGTGGCCCAACCGGACTACTCGGTGCTCGAGGCTCGCCAACGGGCGGCGCTCCGCGAATTCAAGGCGCAGCGCGATGCGACCGCGATCGCGGCGACCCTCGCCGGGGTTCGGGCCGCCGCCGCTGGGCGCGAGAACCTCATGGGAGCCATCGTGCCGGCGGTGCGGGCCGGAGCGACCCTGGGTGAGGTCAGTGACGTGCTACGGGCGGTCTGGGGCACCTACGACGGTCGCTGA
- a CDS encoding biotin/lipoyl-containing protein — translation MNYQVVIGEAAFEVEIDEESVRVDGEIVEVDWLAAPPGANALLSLDGRAHSVGGRRQSDGFWALSVNGESFRAEVLDDRTLLARQVSGASGRATGPRPVRAPMPGLVIRVEVSVGQAVRRGEGVAIVEAMKMENELKAEADGVVDRVLVQAGETVEKDQVMIEWKTPEVP, via the coding sequence ATGAACTATCAGGTCGTGATCGGCGAGGCGGCCTTCGAGGTCGAGATCGACGAGGAAAGCGTGCGGGTCGACGGTGAGATCGTCGAGGTGGACTGGCTGGCCGCCCCGCCGGGAGCGAATGCGCTGCTCTCCCTCGACGGGCGGGCCCACAGCGTCGGCGGTCGCCGCCAGAGTGACGGCTTCTGGGCTCTTTCCGTGAACGGCGAGTCCTTCCGTGCGGAGGTCCTCGATGATCGGACCCTCCTGGCTCGCCAGGTATCGGGGGCCAGTGGGCGTGCGACCGGCCCGCGTCCGGTGCGGGCTCCGATGCCGGGGCTGGTGATACGGGTCGAAGTCTCCGTTGGGCAGGCGGTACGCCGTGGTGAGGGCGTGGCCATCGTCGAGGCCATGAAGATGGAGAACGAGCTGAAGGCGGAGGCCGACGGGGTAGTGGACCGCGTGTTGGTGCAAGCGGGCGAGACCGTCGAGAAGGACCAGGTGATGATCGAGTGGAAGACGCCGGAGGTTCCGTGA
- a CDS encoding zinc ribbon domain-containing protein, with the protein MPTYEYRCPEGHAFEVFQRMSDDPTATCPECGRPAERQLSGGAGLLFKGSGFYITDHRDKDYKDKARKEGGSSTDSSSSGTGKTTDASKGSSGGTD; encoded by the coding sequence ATGCCGACCTACGAGTACCGCTGCCCCGAGGGCCATGCGTTCGAGGTGTTCCAGCGCATGAGCGATGACCCCACCGCCACCTGCCCTGAATGCGGGCGGCCGGCCGAGCGCCAGCTGTCCGGTGGGGCGGGCCTGCTGTTCAAAGGCTCGGGCTTCTACATCACGGACCATCGGGACAAGGACTACAAGGACAAGGCCCGCAAAGAGGGGGGCTCCTCCACCGACTCGAGCTCGTCCGGGACCGGCAAGACGACCGATGCCTCCAAGGGCTCGTCCGGCGGCACCGACTGA
- the argS gene encoding arginine--tRNA ligase, whose protein sequence is MSQELLRTALERALAEMGVPDQELRFERPRDPTHGDLATNVALTLAGRLGRPPRVIAQELIERIDLPADTIESVEIAGPGFLNFRFGSAELAQELKEILDGDKQFGRATTGKGERVMVEFVSANPTGPLHLGHGRQAALGDAIASLLEWNGWKVQREFYYNDAGLQMDRLAHSVWARYHQVLGRPEPVREDGYHGQYVMDIAQAFHKQVGDLYEGIASSEALNAMRRFAVEVIRKEQDEDLQEFGVLFDEYYLESSLYTDGRVKETIRRLRDTGLVYEEGGAVWLKTTEFGDQKDRVMVKSDGSPTYFLPDVAYHLAKWERGFKHAINVQGSDHHGTVARVHAGLQALGLPAGYPEYVLHQMVTVEREGEEVKLSKRAGSYTTLRALIDEVGADVTRYFFQMRKPDAHLVFDLDTALDRSEKNPLFKVQYAHARMCSVFAKAEVDPQTVTGEAVDLGRLKAQSERELVRQLGEFPEVVARAAEQRAPHVLCDYLEKTAGAVNSWYHSGNPSRNPELAVLVDDPALRGARLALTRAVQVVLRNGLWILGLSAPERMEREDAESGPS, encoded by the coding sequence ATGTCCCAGGAACTTCTCCGAACGGCCCTCGAGCGGGCGCTGGCCGAAATGGGCGTGCCCGACCAGGAGCTGCGCTTCGAACGCCCACGGGACCCCACGCACGGGGATCTCGCGACCAACGTCGCCCTGACCCTGGCTGGCCGTCTGGGCCGGCCGCCTCGGGTGATCGCCCAGGAGCTCATCGAACGGATCGATCTGCCGGCGGACACGATCGAGTCCGTGGAGATCGCGGGGCCGGGGTTCCTGAACTTCCGCTTCGGGAGCGCCGAGCTGGCCCAGGAGCTCAAGGAGATCCTGGACGGAGACAAGCAGTTCGGCCGCGCGACCACCGGAAAGGGCGAGCGCGTGATGGTGGAGTTCGTCTCCGCCAATCCGACGGGCCCACTCCATCTGGGTCACGGGCGCCAGGCGGCGTTGGGTGATGCGATCGCCTCTCTCCTGGAGTGGAACGGCTGGAAGGTCCAGCGCGAGTTCTACTACAACGACGCCGGACTGCAGATGGACCGACTCGCCCACTCGGTGTGGGCGCGCTACCACCAGGTGCTGGGGCGTCCGGAGCCCGTCCGTGAGGACGGGTACCACGGGCAGTATGTCATGGACATCGCCCAGGCGTTCCACAAGCAGGTGGGTGACCTCTATGAGGGCATCGCCTCCTCCGAGGCGCTCAATGCCATGCGGCGCTTCGCCGTCGAAGTGATCCGCAAGGAACAGGACGAAGACCTCCAGGAGTTCGGCGTCCTCTTCGACGAGTACTACCTGGAGTCTTCCCTCTACACGGACGGAAGAGTCAAGGAGACCATCCGCCGTCTGCGAGACACGGGCCTGGTCTACGAGGAGGGCGGCGCGGTCTGGCTGAAGACGACGGAGTTCGGGGATCAGAAGGACAGGGTGATGGTGAAGAGCGACGGCTCCCCCACCTATTTCCTTCCGGACGTGGCGTACCATCTGGCCAAGTGGGAGCGTGGTTTCAAACACGCCATCAACGTGCAGGGGTCCGATCATCACGGAACCGTGGCCCGCGTCCACGCAGGGCTTCAGGCCTTGGGACTCCCTGCGGGATACCCGGAGTACGTGCTGCACCAGATGGTTACGGTCGAGCGCGAAGGCGAGGAAGTGAAGCTGTCCAAGCGCGCGGGCTCCTACACGACGCTGCGTGCGTTGATCGACGAGGTGGGAGCCGACGTCACGCGCTACTTCTTCCAGATGCGAAAGCCCGATGCGCATCTGGTCTTCGACCTCGACACCGCGCTCGATCGGTCCGAGAAGAACCCGCTCTTCAAGGTCCAGTACGCGCACGCCCGCATGTGCTCCGTCTTCGCGAAAGCCGAGGTCGACCCTCAGACCGTCACAGGAGAGGCCGTCGACCTCGGACGGCTCAAGGCACAGTCCGAGCGTGAGCTCGTGCGTCAGCTGGGGGAGTTCCCGGAGGTCGTGGCCCGGGCCGCCGAGCAGCGCGCGCCGCACGTGCTCTGCGACTATCTGGAAAAGACGGCCGGAGCCGTGAACTCCTGGTACCACTCCGGGAATCCCTCCCGGAACCCGGAGCTCGCGGTCCTTGTCGACGATCCCGCTTTGCGAGGAGCGCGCCTGGCCCTGACGAGGGCAGTGCAGGTCGTGCTGCGCAACGGACTCTGGATCCTGGGCCTGAGTGCTCCGGAGCGCATGGAGCGCGAAGACGCCGAGTCCGGTCCATCCTGA